From Anopheles coluzzii chromosome 3, AcolN3, whole genome shotgun sequence, the proteins below share one genomic window:
- the LOC120955983 gene encoding probable phosphorylase b kinase regulatory subunit beta isoform X7 → MSTMERHSTSVTPVARQPSLDDMNLDQFLKISNYEDTVKQLDIYYGIVKRQLLQFQSPITGLFPVLSTDREVGSIRDSVYCAAAIWSLYQAYRRIDDDRGKSYELGQSAVKCMRGILECWIKQAHRVEKFKSRQCAVNALHCKFHLDTGEEIYADENYNHLQIDVVSIYLIFLVQMITSGLQIIYTQDEVAFVQNLVYYVERAYRTPDFGMWERGSKYNDGTPEIHASSIGMAKSALEAINGCNLFGEKGASWSVVYVDIDAHNRNRSIFETMLPRESSSKGVDASLLPTLSFPAFASHEERLVDMSKLNVVRRLKGKKGFKRFSRDGYLSRLEDKTRRYYHKGEIKDFEGYECEWPMFYTYMIIDGVFKNNLEQIEEYQMELRKCMHSDNNGDPVVSMCYAPDGDGMYTRSSSQSLFLWGQSVFIIAQLLTAGLLHINELDPIRRYLPSYNRPRKGGRYSAFQGTATDLVVQIVLIAESMRLQAMMATYGIQTQTPHEVEPVQIWSSTQLINVYQQLGVNDKIGLTGRPPRPVGSLGTSKVYRICGMTVLCYPLIFEVSDFYLYRDMALLIDDIKTELQFVGKYWRLSGRPTVCLLIREEHMRDPQFKEMIDLLAMLKKGYCDDMKVRIGRLQNLISSSCIEHLDFMSTSDLPDVGDTAFAQIHHDYIGYQSLTDVPRAQSYREKKITAAEYATRSTPDILEALRNTESIFLQCQLLGIILHREGSHYELAGESVHVRLTDLYYRAGTLRYWRAVRYCSSLLRHIVDSISPFITTLLVNGKQITVGVIGQRETIFDKPMTPSEIQNVMYSTVQPYDVIHAVLQQEVVLYCGRLIATNPDIFKGILKIRVGWVLEAMRLYLTMKGDEGADIENLSPFQIRQLLQRVLTVSQWANEDHFSTVQRRQLEGCLCRVPSSFYNLVWDVLERTPHGITVQGHNLPAMPTLTNKSRSELSFSLQVEEMLHQITQPERRQIAVELLCIVATILSRNPELRFQQVLDLDLLLEDSFAMYCKDHSLPPSKDISPLFSLSYSQTTGYLARAAVNSVLQRCALSTEDFADDVEDHCRVQ, encoded by the exons TGAAACGACAGCTGCTGCAGTTCCAAAGTCCAATCACGGGCCTGTTCCCGGTGCTCAGCACGGACCGGGAGGTGGGCAGCATACGGGACAGCGTGTACTGCGCCGCAGCGATCTGGAGCCTTTACCAGGCGTACCGCCGCATCGATGACGATCGGGGCAAGAGCTACGAGTTGGGCCAGTCGGCGGTGAAGTGTATGCGCGGCATCCTGGAGTGCTGGATCAAGCAGGCGCACCGGGTGGAGAAGTTTAAATCGCGCCAGTGCGCGGTCAACGCGCTGCACTGCAAGTTCCACCTGGACACGGGCGAGGAAATCTACGCGGACGAAAACTACAACCATCTGCAGATCGACGTGGTGTCGATCTATCTGATCTTTCTGGTGCAGATGATCACGTCCGGGCTGCAGATCATCTACACGCAGGACGAGGTGGCCTTCGTGCAGAATCTGGTGTACTACGTAGAGCGGGCGTACCGTACGCCCGACTTCGGCATGTGGGAGCGGGGCTCGAAGTATAATGACGGGACGCCCGAGATCCATGCGTCCTCGATCGGGATGGCCAAATCGGCGCTGGAAGCGATCAACGGATGCAATCTGTTCGGCGAGAAGGGTGCCTCGTGGAGCGTGGTGTACGTGGACATTGATGCGCACAACCGCAATCGCAGCATCTTCGAGACGATGCTGCCGCGGGAGTCGAGCTCGAAGGGGGTGGATGCGTCGCTGCTGCCGACGCTCTCCTTTCCGGCGTTTGCATCGCACGAGGAGCGGCTGGTGGACATGAGCAAGCTGAACGTGGTGCGGCGGCTGAAGGGCAAGAAGGGCTTCAAGCGGTTCAGCCGGGATGGGTATCTGTCGCGGCTGGAGGACAAAACGCGCCGCTACTACCACAAGGGGGAAATTAAGGACTTTGAGGGGTACGAGTGCGAGTGGCCCATGTTTTACACGTACATGATCATTGACGGGGTGTTCAAGAACAATCTCGAGCAGATCGAGGAGTACCAGATGGAGCTGCGGAAGTGTATGCACTCGGACAACAATGGAg atCCAGTTGTATCGATGTGTTACGCACCGGACGGGGACGGTATGTACACGCGCTCCTCCTCCCAGTCGCTCTTCCTGTGGGGACAATCGGTGTTCATCATTGCGCAGTTACTTACGGCCGGTTTGCTACACATTAACGAGCTGGATCCGATCCGGCGATATTTGCCGTCTTACAACCGACCCCGGAAAGGTGGTCGCTACTCAGCCTTTCAG GGCACAGCAACGGATCTGGTCGTGCAGATAGTGCTGATCGCTGAGTCGATGCGCCTGCAGGCCATGATGGCCACGTACGGCATTCAAACGCAAACACCACATGAA GTTGAACCCGTCCAAATCTGGTCCTCGACGCAGCTCATCAACGTGTACCAGCAGCTGGGCGTGAACGATAAGATCGGGCTGACCGGACGACCACCCCGCCCGGTCGGTTCGCTCGGCACGAGCAAGGTGTACCGCATCTGTGGCATGACCGTCCTCTGCTATCCGCTCATCTTTGAAGTGTCCGATTTCTACCTCTACCGCGACATGGCCCTACTGATCGACGACATCAAGACGGAGCTCCAGTTCGTCGGCAAGTACTGGCGGCTATCGGGCCGGCCGACCGTGTGCCTACTGATCCGCGAGGAGCACATGCGCGATCCCCAGTTCAAGGAGATGATCGATCTGCTGGCCATGCTGAAGAAGGGCTACTGTGACGATATGAAGGTGCGAATCGGCCGGCTGCAGAACCTCATCTCGAGCTCCTGCATTGAGCATCTTGACTTTATGTCCACCTCGGACCTGCCGGACGTGGGCGATACCGCCTTTGCGCAGATCCACCACGACTACATCGGCTACCAGAGTCTGACGGATGTGCCGCGTGCCCAGTCCTATCGGGAGAAAAAGATAACGGCGGCTGAGTATGCGACCCGGTCGACACCGGACATACTCGAGGCGCTGCGCAACACGGAATCGATCTTTCTGCAGTGCCAGCTGCTCGGTATTATTCTGCACCGCGAAGGCTCTCACTACGAGCTGGCGGGCGAATCCGTTCACGTGCGACTAACCGATCTGTACTACCGGGCCGGTACGCTGCGCTACTGGCGAGCCGTTCGCTACTGTAGCTCACTGTTGCGCCACATTGTCGACTCGATTTCACCGTTCATCACGACGCTGCTCGTCAACGGGAAGCAGATTACGGTCGGTGTGATCGGCCAGCGGGAGACAATCTTTGACAAGCCGATGACACCGTCCGAGATCCAGAACGTGATGTACTCGACCGTGCAGCCGTACGACGTGATCCATGCGGTGCTGCAGCAGGAGGTGGTCCTGTACTGCGGGCGGCTGATCGCCACCAATCCGGACATTTTCAAGGGCATCCTGAAGATCCGCGTCGGTTGGGTCCTGGAGGCGATGCGGCTCTACCTCACGATGAAGGGGGACGAAGGGGCGGATATTGAAAATTTGTCCCCGTTTCAAATTCgccagctgctgcagcgggTGCTGACCGTGAGCCAGTGGGCAAATGAGGATCA CTTCAGTACGGTACAGCGCCGCCAGCTCGAGGGTTGCCTGTGCCGGGTGCCGAGCTCGTTCTACAACCTCGTGTGGGACGTGCTGGAGCGCACACCGCACGGCATTACCGTGCAGGGGCACAATCTGCCCGCCATGCCGACCCTGACCAACAAGAGCCGCAGCGAGCTGTCCTTCTCGCTGCAGGTCGAGGAGATGCTGCACCAAATCACGCAACCCGAGCGGCGCCAGATCGCGGTCGAGCTGCTGTGCATTGTGGCCACCATACTGAGCCGCAATCCGGAGCTGCGCTTCCAGCAGGTGCTCGATCTCGACCTGCTGCTGGAGGACTCGTTCGCGATGTACTGCAAAGACCACAGCTTGCCGCCGAGCAAAGACATTTCGCCACTGTTTTCGCTCTCCTACTCGCAGACGACCGGCTACCTGGCCCGGGCTGCCGTCAACAGTGTGCTGCAGCGGTGCGCCCTCTCCACCGAGGACTTTGCCGATGACGTTGAGGATCATTGCCGCGTGCAGTAG
- the LOC120955983 gene encoding probable phosphorylase b kinase regulatory subunit beta isoform X3 → MSTMERHSTSVTPVARQPSLDDMNLDQFLKISNYEDTVKQLDIYYGIVKRQLLQFQSPITGLFPVLSTDREVGSIRDSVYCAAAIWSLYQAYRRIDDDRGKSYELGQSAVKCMRGILECWIKQAHRVEKFKSRQCAVNALHCKFHLDTGEEIYADENYNHLQIDVVSIYLIFLVQMITSGLQIIYTQDEVAFVQNLVYYVERAYRTPDFGMWERGSKYNDGTPEIHASSIGMAKSALEAINGCNLFGEKGASWSVVYVDIDAHNRNRSIFETMLPRESSSKGVDASLLPTLSFPAFASHEERLVDMSKLNVVRRLKGKKGFKRFSRDGYLSRLEDKTRRYYHKGEIKDFEGYECEWPMFYTYMIIDGVFKNNLEQIEEYQMELRKCMHSDNNGDPVVSMCYAPDGDGMYTRSSSQSLFLWGQSVFIIAQLLTAGLLHINELDPIRRYLPSYNRPRKGGRYSAFQALAMNRPVTPPHIVERQDQMSDSSEPARGTATDLVVQIVLIAESMRLQAMMATYGIQTQTPHEVEPVQIWSSTQLINVYQQLGVNDKIGLTGRPPRPVGSLGTSKVYRICGMTVLCYPLIFEVSDFYLYRDMALLIDDIKTELQFVGKYWRLSGRPTVCLLIREEHMRDPQFKEMIDLLAMLKKGYCDDMKVRIGRLQNLISSSCIEHLDFMSTSDLPDVGDTAFAQIHHDYIGYQSLTDVPRAQSYREKKITAAEYATRSTPDILEALRNTESIFLQCQLLGIILHREGSHYELAGESVHVRLTDLYYRAGTLRYWRAVRYCSSLLRHIVDSISPFITTLLVNGKQITVGVIGQRETIFDKPMTPSEIQNVMYSTVQPYDVIHAVLQQEVVLYCGRLIATNPDIFKGILKIRVGWVLEAMRLYLTMKGDEGADIENLSPFQIRQLLQRVLTVSQWANEDHFSTVQRRQLEGCLCRVPSSFYNLVWDVLERTPHGITVQGHNLPAMPTLTNKSRSELSFSLQVEEMLHQITQPERRQIAVELLCIVATILSRNPELRFQQVLDLDLLLEDSFAMYCKDHSLPPSKDISPLFSLSYSQTTGYLARAAVNSVLQRCALSTEDFADDVEDHCRVQ, encoded by the exons TGAAACGACAGCTGCTGCAGTTCCAAAGTCCAATCACGGGCCTGTTCCCGGTGCTCAGCACGGACCGGGAGGTGGGCAGCATACGGGACAGCGTGTACTGCGCCGCAGCGATCTGGAGCCTTTACCAGGCGTACCGCCGCATCGATGACGATCGGGGCAAGAGCTACGAGTTGGGCCAGTCGGCGGTGAAGTGTATGCGCGGCATCCTGGAGTGCTGGATCAAGCAGGCGCACCGGGTGGAGAAGTTTAAATCGCGCCAGTGCGCGGTCAACGCGCTGCACTGCAAGTTCCACCTGGACACGGGCGAGGAAATCTACGCGGACGAAAACTACAACCATCTGCAGATCGACGTGGTGTCGATCTATCTGATCTTTCTGGTGCAGATGATCACGTCCGGGCTGCAGATCATCTACACGCAGGACGAGGTGGCCTTCGTGCAGAATCTGGTGTACTACGTAGAGCGGGCGTACCGTACGCCCGACTTCGGCATGTGGGAGCGGGGCTCGAAGTATAATGACGGGACGCCCGAGATCCATGCGTCCTCGATCGGGATGGCCAAATCGGCGCTGGAAGCGATCAACGGATGCAATCTGTTCGGCGAGAAGGGTGCCTCGTGGAGCGTGGTGTACGTGGACATTGATGCGCACAACCGCAATCGCAGCATCTTCGAGACGATGCTGCCGCGGGAGTCGAGCTCGAAGGGGGTGGATGCGTCGCTGCTGCCGACGCTCTCCTTTCCGGCGTTTGCATCGCACGAGGAGCGGCTGGTGGACATGAGCAAGCTGAACGTGGTGCGGCGGCTGAAGGGCAAGAAGGGCTTCAAGCGGTTCAGCCGGGATGGGTATCTGTCGCGGCTGGAGGACAAAACGCGCCGCTACTACCACAAGGGGGAAATTAAGGACTTTGAGGGGTACGAGTGCGAGTGGCCCATGTTTTACACGTACATGATCATTGACGGGGTGTTCAAGAACAATCTCGAGCAGATCGAGGAGTACCAGATGGAGCTGCGGAAGTGTATGCACTCGGACAACAATGGAg atCCAGTTGTATCGATGTGTTACGCACCGGACGGGGACGGTATGTACACGCGCTCCTCCTCCCAGTCGCTCTTCCTGTGGGGACAATCGGTGTTCATCATTGCGCAGTTACTTACGGCCGGTTTGCTACACATTAACGAGCTGGATCCGATCCGGCGATATTTGCCGTCTTACAACCGACCCCGGAAAGGTGGTCGCTACTCAGCCTTTCAG GCGCTGGCCATGAATCGCCCGGTAACGCCACCGCACATTGTGGAGCGCCAGGACCAAATGTCGGACTCCAGCGAACCAGCGCGA GGCACAGCAACGGATCTGGTCGTGCAGATAGTGCTGATCGCTGAGTCGATGCGCCTGCAGGCCATGATGGCCACGTACGGCATTCAAACGCAAACACCACATGAA GTTGAACCCGTCCAAATCTGGTCCTCGACGCAGCTCATCAACGTGTACCAGCAGCTGGGCGTGAACGATAAGATCGGGCTGACCGGACGACCACCCCGCCCGGTCGGTTCGCTCGGCACGAGCAAGGTGTACCGCATCTGTGGCATGACCGTCCTCTGCTATCCGCTCATCTTTGAAGTGTCCGATTTCTACCTCTACCGCGACATGGCCCTACTGATCGACGACATCAAGACGGAGCTCCAGTTCGTCGGCAAGTACTGGCGGCTATCGGGCCGGCCGACCGTGTGCCTACTGATCCGCGAGGAGCACATGCGCGATCCCCAGTTCAAGGAGATGATCGATCTGCTGGCCATGCTGAAGAAGGGCTACTGTGACGATATGAAGGTGCGAATCGGCCGGCTGCAGAACCTCATCTCGAGCTCCTGCATTGAGCATCTTGACTTTATGTCCACCTCGGACCTGCCGGACGTGGGCGATACCGCCTTTGCGCAGATCCACCACGACTACATCGGCTACCAGAGTCTGACGGATGTGCCGCGTGCCCAGTCCTATCGGGAGAAAAAGATAACGGCGGCTGAGTATGCGACCCGGTCGACACCGGACATACTCGAGGCGCTGCGCAACACGGAATCGATCTTTCTGCAGTGCCAGCTGCTCGGTATTATTCTGCACCGCGAAGGCTCTCACTACGAGCTGGCGGGCGAATCCGTTCACGTGCGACTAACCGATCTGTACTACCGGGCCGGTACGCTGCGCTACTGGCGAGCCGTTCGCTACTGTAGCTCACTGTTGCGCCACATTGTCGACTCGATTTCACCGTTCATCACGACGCTGCTCGTCAACGGGAAGCAGATTACGGTCGGTGTGATCGGCCAGCGGGAGACAATCTTTGACAAGCCGATGACACCGTCCGAGATCCAGAACGTGATGTACTCGACCGTGCAGCCGTACGACGTGATCCATGCGGTGCTGCAGCAGGAGGTGGTCCTGTACTGCGGGCGGCTGATCGCCACCAATCCGGACATTTTCAAGGGCATCCTGAAGATCCGCGTCGGTTGGGTCCTGGAGGCGATGCGGCTCTACCTCACGATGAAGGGGGACGAAGGGGCGGATATTGAAAATTTGTCCCCGTTTCAAATTCgccagctgctgcagcgggTGCTGACCGTGAGCCAGTGGGCAAATGAGGATCA CTTCAGTACGGTACAGCGCCGCCAGCTCGAGGGTTGCCTGTGCCGGGTGCCGAGCTCGTTCTACAACCTCGTGTGGGACGTGCTGGAGCGCACACCGCACGGCATTACCGTGCAGGGGCACAATCTGCCCGCCATGCCGACCCTGACCAACAAGAGCCGCAGCGAGCTGTCCTTCTCGCTGCAGGTCGAGGAGATGCTGCACCAAATCACGCAACCCGAGCGGCGCCAGATCGCGGTCGAGCTGCTGTGCATTGTGGCCACCATACTGAGCCGCAATCCGGAGCTGCGCTTCCAGCAGGTGCTCGATCTCGACCTGCTGCTGGAGGACTCGTTCGCGATGTACTGCAAAGACCACAGCTTGCCGCCGAGCAAAGACATTTCGCCACTGTTTTCGCTCTCCTACTCGCAGACGACCGGCTACCTGGCCCGGGCTGCCGTCAACAGTGTGCTGCAGCGGTGCGCCCTCTCCACCGAGGACTTTGCCGATGACGTTGAGGATCATTGCCGCGTGCAGTAG
- the LOC120955983 gene encoding probable phosphorylase b kinase regulatory subunit beta isoform X2 — translation MSTMERHSTSVTPVARQPSLDDMNLDQFLKISNYEDTVKQLDIYYGIVKRQLLQFQSPITGLFPVLSTDREVGSIRDSVYCAAAIWSLYQAYRRIDDDRGKSYELGQSAVKCMRGILECWIKQAHRVEKFKSRQCAVNALHCKFHLDTGEEIYADENYNHLQIDVVSIYLIFLVQMITSGLQIIYTQDEVAFVQNLVYYVERAYRTPDFGMWERGSKYNDGTPEIHASSIGMAKSALEAINGCNLFGEKGASWSVVYVDIDAHNRNRSIFETMLPRESSSKGVDASLLPTLSFPAFASHEERLVDMSKLNVVRRLKGKKGFKRFSRDGYLSRLEDKTRRYYHKGEIKDFEGYECEWPMFYTYMIIDGVFKNNLEQIEEYQMELRKCMHSDNNGDPVVSMCYAPDGDGMYTRSSSQSLFLWGQSVFIIAQLLTAGLLHINELDPIRRYLPSYNRPRKGGRYSAFQRTKIGSALAMNRPVTPPHIVERQDQMSDSSEPARGTATDLVVQIVLIAESMRLQAMMATYGIQTQTPHEVEPVQIWSSTQLINVYQQLGVNDKIGLTGRPPRPVGSLGTSKVYRICGMTVLCYPLIFEVSDFYLYRDMALLIDDIKTELQFVGKYWRLSGRPTVCLLIREEHMRDPQFKEMIDLLAMLKKGYCDDMKVRIGRLQNLISSSCIEHLDFMSTSDLPDVGDTAFAQIHHDYIGYQSLTDVPRAQSYREKKITAAEYATRSTPDILEALRNTESIFLQCQLLGIILHREGSHYELAGESVHVRLTDLYYRAGTLRYWRAVRYCSSLLRHIVDSISPFITTLLVNGKQITVGVIGQRETIFDKPMTPSEIQNVMYSTVQPYDVIHAVLQQEVVLYCGRLIATNPDIFKGILKIRVGWVLEAMRLYLTMKGDEGADIENLSPFQIRQLLQRVLTVSQWANEDHFSTVQRRQLEGCLCRVPSSFYNLVWDVLERTPHGITVQGHNLPAMPTLTNKSRSELSFSLQVEEMLHQITQPERRQIAVELLCIVATILSRNPELRFQQVLDLDLLLEDSFAMYCKDHSLPPSKDISPLFSLSYSQTTGYLARAAVNSVLQRCALSTEDFADDVEDHCRVQ, via the exons TGAAACGACAGCTGCTGCAGTTCCAAAGTCCAATCACGGGCCTGTTCCCGGTGCTCAGCACGGACCGGGAGGTGGGCAGCATACGGGACAGCGTGTACTGCGCCGCAGCGATCTGGAGCCTTTACCAGGCGTACCGCCGCATCGATGACGATCGGGGCAAGAGCTACGAGTTGGGCCAGTCGGCGGTGAAGTGTATGCGCGGCATCCTGGAGTGCTGGATCAAGCAGGCGCACCGGGTGGAGAAGTTTAAATCGCGCCAGTGCGCGGTCAACGCGCTGCACTGCAAGTTCCACCTGGACACGGGCGAGGAAATCTACGCGGACGAAAACTACAACCATCTGCAGATCGACGTGGTGTCGATCTATCTGATCTTTCTGGTGCAGATGATCACGTCCGGGCTGCAGATCATCTACACGCAGGACGAGGTGGCCTTCGTGCAGAATCTGGTGTACTACGTAGAGCGGGCGTACCGTACGCCCGACTTCGGCATGTGGGAGCGGGGCTCGAAGTATAATGACGGGACGCCCGAGATCCATGCGTCCTCGATCGGGATGGCCAAATCGGCGCTGGAAGCGATCAACGGATGCAATCTGTTCGGCGAGAAGGGTGCCTCGTGGAGCGTGGTGTACGTGGACATTGATGCGCACAACCGCAATCGCAGCATCTTCGAGACGATGCTGCCGCGGGAGTCGAGCTCGAAGGGGGTGGATGCGTCGCTGCTGCCGACGCTCTCCTTTCCGGCGTTTGCATCGCACGAGGAGCGGCTGGTGGACATGAGCAAGCTGAACGTGGTGCGGCGGCTGAAGGGCAAGAAGGGCTTCAAGCGGTTCAGCCGGGATGGGTATCTGTCGCGGCTGGAGGACAAAACGCGCCGCTACTACCACAAGGGGGAAATTAAGGACTTTGAGGGGTACGAGTGCGAGTGGCCCATGTTTTACACGTACATGATCATTGACGGGGTGTTCAAGAACAATCTCGAGCAGATCGAGGAGTACCAGATGGAGCTGCGGAAGTGTATGCACTCGGACAACAATGGAg atCCAGTTGTATCGATGTGTTACGCACCGGACGGGGACGGTATGTACACGCGCTCCTCCTCCCAGTCGCTCTTCCTGTGGGGACAATCGGTGTTCATCATTGCGCAGTTACTTACGGCCGGTTTGCTACACATTAACGAGCTGGATCCGATCCGGCGATATTTGCCGTCTTACAACCGACCCCGGAAAGGTGGTCGCTACTCAGCCTTTCAG CGTACCAAAATCGGAAGT GCGCTGGCCATGAATCGCCCGGTAACGCCACCGCACATTGTGGAGCGCCAGGACCAAATGTCGGACTCCAGCGAACCAGCGCGA GGCACAGCAACGGATCTGGTCGTGCAGATAGTGCTGATCGCTGAGTCGATGCGCCTGCAGGCCATGATGGCCACGTACGGCATTCAAACGCAAACACCACATGAA GTTGAACCCGTCCAAATCTGGTCCTCGACGCAGCTCATCAACGTGTACCAGCAGCTGGGCGTGAACGATAAGATCGGGCTGACCGGACGACCACCCCGCCCGGTCGGTTCGCTCGGCACGAGCAAGGTGTACCGCATCTGTGGCATGACCGTCCTCTGCTATCCGCTCATCTTTGAAGTGTCCGATTTCTACCTCTACCGCGACATGGCCCTACTGATCGACGACATCAAGACGGAGCTCCAGTTCGTCGGCAAGTACTGGCGGCTATCGGGCCGGCCGACCGTGTGCCTACTGATCCGCGAGGAGCACATGCGCGATCCCCAGTTCAAGGAGATGATCGATCTGCTGGCCATGCTGAAGAAGGGCTACTGTGACGATATGAAGGTGCGAATCGGCCGGCTGCAGAACCTCATCTCGAGCTCCTGCATTGAGCATCTTGACTTTATGTCCACCTCGGACCTGCCGGACGTGGGCGATACCGCCTTTGCGCAGATCCACCACGACTACATCGGCTACCAGAGTCTGACGGATGTGCCGCGTGCCCAGTCCTATCGGGAGAAAAAGATAACGGCGGCTGAGTATGCGACCCGGTCGACACCGGACATACTCGAGGCGCTGCGCAACACGGAATCGATCTTTCTGCAGTGCCAGCTGCTCGGTATTATTCTGCACCGCGAAGGCTCTCACTACGAGCTGGCGGGCGAATCCGTTCACGTGCGACTAACCGATCTGTACTACCGGGCCGGTACGCTGCGCTACTGGCGAGCCGTTCGCTACTGTAGCTCACTGTTGCGCCACATTGTCGACTCGATTTCACCGTTCATCACGACGCTGCTCGTCAACGGGAAGCAGATTACGGTCGGTGTGATCGGCCAGCGGGAGACAATCTTTGACAAGCCGATGACACCGTCCGAGATCCAGAACGTGATGTACTCGACCGTGCAGCCGTACGACGTGATCCATGCGGTGCTGCAGCAGGAGGTGGTCCTGTACTGCGGGCGGCTGATCGCCACCAATCCGGACATTTTCAAGGGCATCCTGAAGATCCGCGTCGGTTGGGTCCTGGAGGCGATGCGGCTCTACCTCACGATGAAGGGGGACGAAGGGGCGGATATTGAAAATTTGTCCCCGTTTCAAATTCgccagctgctgcagcgggTGCTGACCGTGAGCCAGTGGGCAAATGAGGATCA CTTCAGTACGGTACAGCGCCGCCAGCTCGAGGGTTGCCTGTGCCGGGTGCCGAGCTCGTTCTACAACCTCGTGTGGGACGTGCTGGAGCGCACACCGCACGGCATTACCGTGCAGGGGCACAATCTGCCCGCCATGCCGACCCTGACCAACAAGAGCCGCAGCGAGCTGTCCTTCTCGCTGCAGGTCGAGGAGATGCTGCACCAAATCACGCAACCCGAGCGGCGCCAGATCGCGGTCGAGCTGCTGTGCATTGTGGCCACCATACTGAGCCGCAATCCGGAGCTGCGCTTCCAGCAGGTGCTCGATCTCGACCTGCTGCTGGAGGACTCGTTCGCGATGTACTGCAAAGACCACAGCTTGCCGCCGAGCAAAGACATTTCGCCACTGTTTTCGCTCTCCTACTCGCAGACGACCGGCTACCTGGCCCGGGCTGCCGTCAACAGTGTGCTGCAGCGGTGCGCCCTCTCCACCGAGGACTTTGCCGATGACGTTGAGGATCATTGCCGCGTGCAGTAG